The proteins below are encoded in one region of Silene latifolia isolate original U9 population chromosome 2, ASM4854445v1, whole genome shotgun sequence:
- the LOC141642184 gene encoding squamosa promoter-binding-like protein 17 translates to MDSNYMTKGSSSDSLNGLKFGQKIYFEDVGVGVSGKSGKKNGKGIAQNGQPPRCQVEGCNVDLSDAKAYYSRHKVCGMHSKSPLVIVNGLEQRFCQQCSRFHQLPEFDQGKRSCRRRLAGHNERRRKPPPGSLLSSRLGRLSSSLFGDSTTRSGFLLDFSSYSRNSERELWPGSKTSEAVSGIQSSSLGKFHHNLWPGNSENPPSEMYLQNSAGGTSYPIPSGECITGVSSDSTCALSLLSNQTWGSSNGASDTRLGNLMNHGGASVSQHTPTQTVTVAHLPNIHEADIGLHGASSDHLGSGQFSHPLNSDHLFMEQVHGGRHYMEVDHSNGYSSGSASQVHWSL, encoded by the exons atGGACTCAAATTATATGACAAAAGGGTCTTCATCAGATTCCTTAAATGGTCTAAAATTTGGGCAAAAAATATATTTTGAAGATGTGGGTGTTGGAGTATCAGGAAAATCAGGGAAAAAAAATGGGAAAGGTATTGCTCAAAATGGGCAACCACCAAGGTGTCAAGTTGAAGGTTGTAATGTAGATCTTAGTGATGCTAAAGCTTATTATTCAAGGCATAAAGTTTGTGGAATGCATTCTAAATCACCTCTTGTTATTGTTAATGGTCTTGAACAAAGATTTTGTCAACAGTGTAGCAG GTTTCATCAGCTTCCTGAGTTTGACCAAGGAAAGCGGAGCTGCCGCAGACGTCTTGCTGGTCATAATGAGCGTCGGAGGAAACCTCCTCCTGGATCTCTCTTATCGTCCCGGCTTGGTCGTCTCTCTTCATCCCTTTTTGGTG ATAGCACCACCAGAAGCGGATTCTTGCTGGATTTCTCTTCGTATTCAAGGAATTCTGAAAGGGAATTATGGCCGGGTTCTAAGACTTCTGAGGCAGTATCTGGAATCCAGTCATCCTCCTTGGGAAAGTTTCATCACAATCTGTGGCCAG GCAATTCCGAAAATCCCCCGTCAGAGATGTATCTGCAAAATTCAGCAGGTGGGACTAGCTATCCCATCCCTTCCGGAGAATGTATCACAGGGGTCTCTTCGGACTCAACCTGTGCTCTCTCTCTTCTGTCAAATCAAACATGGGGCTCCAGTAATGGTGCATCAGATACCAGACTAGGTAACTTGATGAACCACGGAGGAGCATCCGTGTCTCAACACACCCCGACTCAGACTGTCACTGTCGCACACTTACCCAACATCCATGAAGCCGATATAGGCTTACATGGTGCGTCATCTGATCATCTGGGATCCGGTCAGTTCTCACATCCTCTCAATAGTGATCATCTATTCATGGAGCAAGTCCATGGCGGACGCCACTACATGGAAGTCGATCACTCTAATGGTTACAGTTCAGGCTCCGCCAGTCAGGTGCATTGGTCACTCTGA
- the LOC141642183 gene encoding rhodanese-like domain-containing protein 9, chloroplastic: protein MASLNFSSSFLSRSDFSACGRVTLPKRSFRQRCFSIRAEVDYVSADEATELVAEGYAIVDVRDKTQYERAHIKSCYHVPLFIENQDNDLGTIIKRQAHNNFAGLFYGLPFTKPNPDFVQSVKTKFSPESKILLVCQEGLRSTAAARKLEQSGFQNVACITSGLQSVKPGTFESVGSTELQNAGKAGLVTIQGKISVVLGTVLVCALIFISVFPDQAEQLLKMLPTS, encoded by the exons ATGGCCTCTCTTAacttttcttcttcctttctttCTCGCAG TGATTTCTCAGCGTGTGGTCGAGTTACACTTCCAAAAAGATCATTCCGTCAAAGGTGTTTCAGTATCAGAGCTGAAGTCGATTATGTAAGTGCTGATGAAGCTACAGAACTGGTGGCTGAGGGGTACGCAATTGTGGATGTTCGGGACAAAACTCAGTACGAACGAGCTCATATAAAATCATGTTACCATGTTCCTCTTTTTATCGAAAACCAAGACAATGACCTTG GAACAATTATAAAAAGACAGGCTCACAACAATTTTGCGGGTTTGTTTTACGGTTTGCCTTTCACAAAACCAAACCCTGATTTCGTGCAGTCAGTGAAGACCAAATTTTCACCTGAAAGCAAAATATTACTTGTCTGCCAAGAAGGATTAAG GTCTACGGCAGCTGCAAGGAAATTAGAACAATCCGGGTTTCAAAATGTAGCATGCATAACATCTGGACTGCAGTCTGTAAAACCAG GAACATTTGAGTCTGTTGGTTCTACGGAATTGCAAAATGCTGGTAAAGCCGGGTTGGTAACAATTCAAGGAAAGATTTCAGTTGTACTCGGAACTGTTCTTGTTT GTGCATTGATTTTCATTTCCGTGTTTCCGGACCAGGCAGAGCAGCTGCTAAAAATGCTTCCTACAAGCTAA